In Ectothiorhodospira sp. BSL-9, a single window of DNA contains:
- a CDS encoding ATP-binding protein, whose protein sequence is MAHLLRIVMIHGHLEGVVELNVDGHTNICGTNASGKTTLQRLVPVFYGELPNKVVPRTRQKFDQFYLPHRNSYLVYEYRREAGDVCQAVLTRKSDGGVEYRFVSAPYRPEDYLVTGEGGVTALDYAQWANGLRRQGVEVSQKIGASSEYRAVIQNDFTQQYGNSREALRLRQMAARFSLVRPAHRIRHMEKLVSAVHAKEGKMDTLKTMLAAIFEEDGVELPVTRIRNTKAREWIARMRQSMRLAPLQRALEDLQRLDREIAELETSLCQFHPRLQADHHHAQRAWADLEARLNELRRDFRAREQAHEEARGTLDDRISALDSELKRTRLELDDLQRRFEAFKEADMPGLERDLQSLPQWREELQQLRDHLELMQQAAQESKARLNARLVELGDLLERRSEETQARIDALDKEKDACREARSEQEQHLEADHQGRRKALDDDYRSRLDEGANRLAELKARLAHDGQTTEEAHEARQAQARVDQAQGEQSAAVAATEAVRGELDERKRERETAERDLEHARQQRSRAEARLDALLIQRDPAQGSLRHFLRHHRPGWEQSLGKVIAPELLQRRDLAPQFNDDASDDLYGLVVDLAAIALPDHAQDEATLLAGIEAAQQALDQARKTEEAAEKALKARHDKVQEAAGRLDGARATQRRAAEEVDYALQARSQCRERHEAARQARQAACREALNEQEAQQQALNHEREQALEALAGTHRAQRQALNDEFKGRLAGLDEQIAQYRGQLTGFREENRRQREELEAAFERELAEQGVDTVSLNQTRSRLEALEQRIRQTERRREELEAYTRFMRVEWGERKPQLVAREAELGGEHQTAVREREHLKQQFDTARREYREAVADLEKQRSAEQQLIDTLAPLLTRLDALHLEQVPDSQGEAPGDASERIERVRQALTDHARTQDELRRGCEKMESDLIKGASTDFHETLEAERKRLEDSSPRRLLGVLAGMLQLLEGRQEQLQQEGRNLGDDLDKFFTVFRDLNRRINAQSRRLSDEVADDLKLEGIGRAEVKIQSTIDELGFWEPLKRFTQHYRDWRDSGQPLPGDDYLDALADVVELLRSDQQYSFESLLRLELHLNEGGTDLVIKSDRQLLESSSHGMAYLILCKFLLAFTRLLRGEAQVAIHWPIDEIGTLAYHNVEKVFDACDNNRIHIVGAFPNPESDVLLLFRNRYLIDRDEADPAKRRLKRIEPRLSRLSQRLQARAEEVSP, encoded by the coding sequence ATGGCGCACCTGTTACGCATCGTGATGATTCACGGCCATCTTGAGGGGGTGGTCGAGCTGAATGTGGACGGCCACACCAATATCTGCGGCACCAATGCCTCGGGCAAGACCACCCTGCAGCGGCTGGTGCCGGTGTTCTACGGCGAGTTGCCCAACAAGGTGGTGCCCAGGACGCGGCAGAAGTTCGACCAATTCTACCTGCCGCACCGCAACAGCTACCTGGTCTACGAATACCGGCGCGAGGCGGGCGACGTGTGTCAGGCGGTCCTCACGCGCAAGAGCGACGGCGGCGTGGAATATCGCTTTGTCAGTGCCCCCTATCGCCCCGAAGACTATCTGGTCACGGGCGAGGGCGGTGTGACGGCGCTGGACTATGCCCAGTGGGCCAACGGGCTGCGCCGCCAGGGTGTTGAGGTATCCCAGAAAATCGGCGCCAGCTCCGAATATCGCGCGGTGATCCAGAACGACTTCACCCAGCAATACGGCAACAGCCGCGAGGCATTGCGTCTGCGTCAGATGGCGGCCCGTTTCAGCCTGGTACGCCCGGCACATCGCATCCGTCATATGGAAAAGCTGGTCTCTGCGGTGCATGCCAAGGAGGGCAAGATGGACACCCTCAAGACCATGCTGGCGGCCATCTTCGAGGAGGATGGCGTCGAGTTGCCGGTCACCCGTATCCGCAACACCAAGGCGCGGGAGTGGATCGCCCGCATGCGCCAGTCCATGCGCCTGGCGCCGCTCCAGCGTGCCCTGGAAGACCTGCAGCGCCTCGACCGCGAGATTGCCGAGCTGGAGACTTCACTGTGTCAGTTTCACCCCCGGCTCCAGGCCGACCACCACCATGCCCAGCGGGCCTGGGCCGACCTCGAGGCCCGGCTCAATGAGCTTCGGCGTGACTTCCGGGCTCGCGAGCAGGCCCATGAGGAGGCGCGCGGCACCCTCGACGACCGGATCAGCGCGCTGGACAGCGAACTGAAGCGGACTCGCCTTGAACTCGATGACCTGCAGCGCCGGTTCGAGGCCTTCAAGGAGGCCGATATGCCCGGTCTTGAGCGCGACCTCCAGAGTCTGCCTCAGTGGCGCGAGGAGTTGCAGCAACTGCGCGATCACCTGGAACTGATGCAGCAGGCGGCCCAGGAGAGCAAGGCACGCCTGAATGCCCGGCTGGTGGAACTGGGTGATCTGCTGGAGCGCCGCAGCGAGGAAACCCAGGCGCGCATCGATGCCCTCGACAAGGAGAAGGACGCCTGCCGCGAGGCCCGGAGTGAACAGGAACAGCATCTGGAAGCGGACCATCAGGGCCGCCGAAAGGCACTGGACGATGATTACCGCAGTCGCCTGGATGAGGGCGCCAACCGGCTTGCCGAACTCAAGGCCCGGCTGGCTCATGACGGCCAGACCACCGAGGAAGCCCACGAGGCCCGGCAGGCCCAGGCCCGGGTCGATCAGGCTCAGGGCGAACAAAGCGCCGCCGTCGCCGCGACGGAGGCGGTGCGTGGCGAACTCGACGAGCGCAAGCGTGAACGCGAGACTGCGGAGCGTGATCTGGAGCATGCCCGTCAGCAGCGTTCCCGGGCCGAGGCGCGCCTTGATGCACTGCTGATCCAGCGTGACCCCGCCCAGGGCAGCCTGCGGCACTTCCTGCGTCATCATCGTCCGGGCTGGGAACAGAGCCTGGGCAAGGTGATCGCGCCGGAACTGCTGCAGCGTCGCGATCTGGCCCCGCAGTTCAACGACGATGCCAGTGACGATCTTTATGGGTTGGTGGTGGACCTCGCAGCCATCGCCCTGCCTGATCATGCCCAGGACGAGGCCACCCTGCTGGCCGGGATCGAGGCTGCCCAGCAGGCGCTGGACCAGGCCCGGAAGACCGAAGAGGCCGCCGAGAAGGCGCTCAAGGCCCGCCACGACAAGGTGCAGGAGGCCGCCGGCCGGCTGGATGGTGCCCGTGCGACCCAGCGCCGCGCCGCCGAAGAAGTGGACTACGCCCTGCAGGCCCGCAGCCAGTGCCGGGAGCGTCACGAGGCCGCTCGCCAGGCACGCCAGGCCGCCTGCCGTGAGGCGCTCAATGAGCAGGAGGCTCAGCAGCAGGCGCTGAATCATGAGCGGGAACAGGCCCTGGAGGCACTGGCCGGTACGCACCGCGCCCAGCGCCAGGCCTTGAACGACGAATTCAAGGGGCGGCTGGCCGGTCTGGATGAGCAGATTGCCCAGTATCGTGGCCAGTTAACCGGATTCAGGGAGGAGAACCGCCGTCAGCGCGAGGAACTTGAGGCTGCCTTCGAGCGCGAACTGGCCGAGCAGGGTGTGGACACCGTTAGCCTGAACCAGACCCGCTCACGCCTGGAGGCCCTGGAGCAGCGCATTCGCCAGACCGAGCGGCGTCGCGAGGAGCTCGAAGCCTACACGCGCTTCATGCGGGTGGAGTGGGGTGAGCGCAAGCCGCAGTTGGTGGCGCGGGAGGCTGAACTGGGCGGTGAGCATCAGACCGCTGTGCGCGAGCGCGAGCATCTCAAGCAGCAGTTCGACACCGCGCGCCGGGAGTACCGTGAGGCGGTCGCCGATCTGGAGAAGCAGCGCAGCGCTGAACAGCAGTTGATCGACACCCTCGCGCCGTTGCTCACCCGGCTGGATGCACTGCATCTGGAACAGGTCCCGGACTCCCAGGGCGAGGCCCCGGGGGATGCCAGCGAACGCATTGAGCGCGTCCGCCAGGCGCTGACCGACCATGCCCGCACCCAGGATGAGCTGCGCCGTGGCTGCGAGAAGATGGAGTCCGACCTGATCAAGGGCGCCAGTACCGATTTCCACGAGACCCTGGAGGCGGAGCGCAAACGGCTTGAAGACAGCAGCCCCCGCCGTCTGCTGGGTGTACTGGCCGGCATGCTCCAGTTGCTGGAGGGGCGGCAGGAGCAACTCCAGCAGGAAGGACGCAACCTGGGCGACGATCTGGACAAGTTCTTCACCGTGTTCCGCGATCTCAACCGGCGCATCAACGCCCAGAGCCGGCGCCTCTCCGATGAAGTGGCGGATGATCTCAAGCTGGAGGGCATTGGTCGTGCAGAGGTGAAGATCCAGTCCACCATCGATGAGCTGGGTTTCTGGGAGCCGCTCAAGCGCTTCACCCAGCACTACCGCGACTGGCGCGACTCCGGCCAGCCGCTGCCCGGTGATGACTACCTGGACGCCCTGGCCGACGTGGTGGAGCTGTTGCGCAGTGACCAGCAGTACAGCTTCGAGAGCCTGCTGCGCCTGGAACTGCATCTGAACGAGGGGGGAACGGATCTCGTGATCAAGAGCGACCGCCAGTTGCTGGAGTCCTCCAGTCACGGCATGGCCTACCTGATCCTGTGCAAGTTCCTGCTGGCCTTCACCCGGTTGCTGCGCGGTGAGGCCCAGGTGGCCATTCACTGGCCCATCGACGAGATCGGCACCCTGGCCTATCACAACGTGGAGAAGGTCTTTGATGCCTGCGACAATAACCGCATCCATATCGTCGGCGCCTTCCCCAACCCGGAGTCGGACGTGCTGCTGCTCTTTCGCAACCGCTACCTGATCGACCGTGACGAGGCTGACCCGGCCAAACGCCGGCTCAAGCGCATCGAACCGCGCCTGAGCCGTCTGTCCCAGCGCCTGCAGGCCCGCGCCGAGGAGGTGTCCCCATGA
- a CDS encoding BMC domain-containing protein, whose translation MIKLRTYVFMDSLQPQLAEYLATVSQGFLPVPGDACLWIEVSPGMAIHRLTDMALKATRVRLAQQVVERAYGSMVIHQRDQSDVREAGRMLLSRLGARQEDRESCQVAWQEVIRGITPDHSVLINRQNRRGSMILPGQSMFILETQPAGYVVYAANQAEKAARINLIDVRAVGAFGRLTLSGSEADVDEAAQAALAAIENPAGI comes from the coding sequence ATGATCAAGCTTCGAACCTACGTCTTCATGGACTCGCTGCAGCCGCAGCTTGCGGAATATCTGGCCACTGTATCCCAGGGGTTTCTACCGGTGCCGGGGGACGCCTGCCTGTGGATCGAGGTGTCGCCGGGGATGGCCATACACAGGCTGACCGACATGGCCTTGAAGGCAACCCGGGTGCGTCTGGCGCAGCAGGTGGTGGAGCGTGCCTATGGATCCATGGTCATTCACCAGCGGGATCAAAGCGATGTGCGCGAGGCCGGGCGGATGCTGCTCTCCCGGCTGGGTGCCCGCCAGGAGGACCGGGAGAGCTGCCAGGTGGCCTGGCAGGAAGTGATTCGCGGCATCACGCCGGATCACAGCGTGCTCATCAACCGACAGAACCGTCGCGGCTCCATGATCCTGCCCGGCCAGAGCATGTTCATCCTGGAAACCCAGCCTGCAGGCTACGTGGTGTATGCCGCCAACCAGGCCGAGAAGGCGGCCCGCATTAACCTGATCGATGTGCGCGCCGTGGGCGCCTTTGGCAGGCTTACACTGTCGGGCAGTGAGGCGGATGTGGATGAGGCCGCACAGGCGGCCCTGGCGGCCATCGAAAACCCCGCCGGGATCTGA
- a CDS encoding NUDIX hydrolase produces MHRRELLGLLSRHQTRFIEESAHLDRARAFVDAHEDCFHCDLWPGHVTGSAWVVSPDRRQVLLMHHRKHGQWFQPGGHADGDADILRVALRETSEETGVDPAHIRLVSEGIFDLDIHVIPASPRGPRHEHFDVRFLVEMDDDMPIPGNDESHQVIWVPLMHVSRYNNNRSTYRMVEKTRRLRSLLDACA; encoded by the coding sequence ATGCATCGTCGGGAATTGCTGGGACTCCTGTCCCGCCATCAAACGCGCTTCATCGAGGAGTCGGCCCATCTGGATCGGGCCCGCGCCTTTGTGGATGCCCACGAGGATTGCTTCCACTGTGATCTCTGGCCGGGGCATGTGACCGGCTCGGCCTGGGTGGTCAGCCCCGACCGGCGCCAGGTGCTGCTGATGCACCATCGCAAGCACGGGCAATGGTTCCAGCCCGGCGGCCATGCCGATGGTGACGCCGATATCCTGCGGGTGGCCCTGCGTGAGACATCCGAAGAGACGGGCGTCGACCCTGCCCACATTCGCCTGGTGAGCGAGGGGATCTTCGATCTCGATATTCATGTGATCCCTGCCAGTCCCCGCGGCCCAAGGCATGAACACTTCGATGTGCGGTTTCTGGTGGAGATGGACGATGACATGCCCATCCCCGGCAATGACGAGTCCCACCAGGTCATCTGGGTGCCGTTGATGCACGTCTCCCGTTACAACAACAACCGCTCCACCTATCGCATGGTGGAAAAGACCCGGCGACTGCGCAGCTTGCTGGACGCCTGTGCCTGA
- a CDS encoding DUF2939 domain-containing protein: MKMLIKPLIVLGLLAMVIGVFYSPYHAVDQMREAAEARDTERLSRYVDFPAVREDVRESLSDSLSGELNRAMRDSPFGAMGLAVADALLRPLVDAVISPASLAAILRGYMPVTDGTDGVGLEARDDVQVSLRYEAFDRFVIRIAADNGEAVDMVLHRQNLFWWRLSALRLPL, encoded by the coding sequence ATGAAGATGCTCATCAAACCCCTGATCGTCCTGGGCCTGCTGGCCATGGTCATCGGTGTGTTTTACTCCCCCTACCATGCCGTGGATCAGATGCGGGAAGCAGCCGAGGCCCGGGATACCGAGCGCCTGTCGCGCTATGTGGATTTCCCCGCCGTGCGCGAGGACGTGCGCGAGAGCTTGAGCGATTCCCTGTCCGGTGAACTCAACCGGGCCATGCGGGACAGCCCGTTTGGCGCCATGGGCCTGGCCGTGGCCGACGCCCTGCTCAGGCCGCTGGTGGATGCCGTGATCTCCCCCGCCTCCCTGGCAGCCATCCTGCGTGGCTACATGCCCGTGACCGATGGCACGGATGGTGTGGGGCTGGAGGCCCGGGACGATGTGCAGGTGTCCCTGCGCTATGAGGCCTTCGACCGTTTCGTGATCAGAATCGCCGCAGACAACGGCGAAGCCGTGGACATGGTGCTGCATCGCCAGAATCTGTTCTGGTGGCGGCTCTCTGCCCTGCGTCTGCCGCTCTGA